GTCTCTTTCGTCGAGCGTTCATAGACGCGAGCTTCTCGCGAATCAATGTATTAACTTgctcttttctgaaaaatacatatgtaAAGGTCAGTTGGTGCTCCGGCTCCGGCTGGAGAGCTTTAGGAACCCTTTCCCCTGtcactaaaaataaaagagcCCGACAGAGAGTTCTcagaaaaagtgtaaaaatttcgaaaaagtgtcAGGTGTACTACTACTACATCCCGTTGTTCAGAGAGTCAATGTGTACGAGAGATGCGAGggatgaagagacgcagacacacaGAATCGCAGTGTAAACCGGTCCTCCTAGAGCTCGCGGAGCAGCAGCAATGCCCGGGAGATTGTAAAATCTTAGGGATAGTAGCTATGgggaatattgaaattaataCACTGATTGATGATGATTAAATATGATCATTGAACACTTAAAGAGGGAATCTAAATTGGTAgtcaggcgcggtttcagcgcctgacgcctgccttttgctattttttttgcatttttttgcatttcgtgaaatttttttttcaaattccaaaatttctcatttctatCAGTTTTAATGAACATCAAATTAAGAGCAAGcactttttattcaaaaaatcgaattttttaaaatttttaccattttatttttgtgaaaaaatcgaaattttttaggcGCGGATTGAGGCGAGAGGCAGGCGTAGGTAGCATCAAGGTCAGGCAGGCAgccaggcaggcaggcgtttaAACGCGCCTATACAGGCGCCAGGCGAAAGCACTAAGAggggattttagaaaattttaaattttgccaattttttcgaaaaaattccaaaatttttgtaaaaaaaaaggtttttttttaaatgaaaattggtcaaaataTAGGctattttcggtttttttttaaagtttggaactaaaaaaaactaaagatttttgtaattttgtcaacattttggtatttattagattttaagtacagtttcaaaaaatgaattatttagattaaaaataatttctggatttttttcaaaatttttggttttttttggattttttcagaattttatgaaattttttggggattaaaaacaatttctggattttttttttcaaaaattttgattttttttggagttctttcagaatttttggtatttttttggaatttactttcaaaatttaggggttttttcgaaatttttggattaaaaaaatacaattttagaataacaggatttttttcagaattttttgaactaaaaaacaacgattttcaaaagtttaaaacaaaatttttaggattttttttttcaaaaatttttggattaaaaatacaatttctggatttttttttaaaggattttttcagaacttttaggaatttttttaaaatgaaattaaggaatttttctttgattttttttggattaaaaaacaatttttggaacttttttttttaatttttggtttttttttcaattttttggaccaaaaaacaacgattatcaaatttttcaaacaaaatttttaaaattttttgtcaaaaatttttggattaaaattgcaattttggagttttttgtggatttctttcataattttttgaatttaaaaattaatttttggaacttttggaattttttttgattaaaaaagagttttggatttttttcaaaatttttgggattttttatggattttttatgaaattttttggattaaaacgttctggatttttttcaaaaattttggttttgttcgggattttttacgaatttttaggaatttttaaaaggaaattaaggaatttttcttttcttttttttggttaaaaaaaacaattttcggaatttttctcaaaatttttgggggttttttaaaaacaaaattttcagaatttttggtttttttttggattttttaaagaatttttttggaattttttggaattgtttttggattttttttggataaaaaacccatttttggaactttttcaaaatgtttgggatttttaaaatatattttttgggatttttttggaagaatgtACAacgatttttgtaattttcttccaaaatgaatggtttttttttggaatgttttcaaaaatttttgcactaaaaacaacgatttttctatttttcctagcttttttcatttttaaggtctaaaatcaaaattaatgcTAACTTCTCCATTTCTTTCTTAATATTCTCTCGAATTTCCTCTCTTCTCTTCTCCTTTTCCTCATCATTCAAATCAGGCTTCTCCTGAGTCTCCACAATCACTGGAACACGTTGATTATCATCTAAAAGAGCTTCTTCTGCTGCCGGATCGATTTCTCGATTCTCATCAGTTCCCAGTTGAAGTCCTAGTTGAAGACACTGCTTCTGGAGCTCTTTGAGCTCTTTTTCTTGCTTTGTAGTCGTTTTTTTGAGGGCCGCCactggaaaaatatataattttttattgaaaattggaaattttttcctaaaaaagaaaaaaaacgcaattttgagaaaaaaatttttttttcgaaaattcggaatttgttttagaattttgtatGAGCCCATGTTCCTTTAAAACtcgtgtagatttacgcagGCCGCGTGTACTCCACGTGgacaactttgaattttttttttcaacattttgagcaatttttcgaaaaatatagtttttggaaattttgaaaaatcaaaaaaaagtttttaaaaaaattttaagattttaaaaactgtgttattttccggaaaatcgaatttttcggaattttttttttgaaaaatctgaaaatttttaacttctgAAAATCCTGTATAAATCACTGTCTCCTTAAAAttcgtgtagatttacggaggccgcgtgtactccacgtggacaagtttgaactattttttttcaacattttgagcaatttttcgaaaaatacaatttttttgtttgaaaaaaatttgaaaaatcgagaaaatatttttttcaaaattttaagattttaaaaattgtgtttttattttgtttttagctaaaaagtaaaaaaaatagccaaaattttaaattttttccgaaaaaatttcttttattgaaaaatctgaaaactttcaactttttaaaatcctGTATAAATCACTGTCTCTTTAAAACtcgtgtagatttacgcagGCTGCGTGTACTCCACGTGGACAagtttgacgttttttttttttcagttttctgctAAAATGCTtgatttttcaccatttttcgcagttttttttttgcaaaaaaaattcgtttttcgtAACcaatttggtgaaaattatTACTTTTATTAATTCTCTCCATAACCTCGGCTCGAACTTTCGTCGCTACGTCATCCAAATCCTTTGCCTTTTTGGCGCGAACCTCCATCATAGCGCTCTTCTGAATTGgaataatattgattttttgctcaaaattctttttttttttttgctcaaatttccACCAAAACAAACCTTCCTCTTCGTCAACTGAAGCCTCTCGACGAGCTTCTCGTTCAGCTCAGACGCCGCCACCGCGGCCTCGGAGACTTGTTTTAGCTCGAGCAGCGCTTCCTGAAGCTCAGCGATAACCTCACTGTTCGCCTGCTCTTCTGGAGTCTTTTCCGCATTTTCGTCTTCTTCCGTGGCGTCTTCCTCCTGTTTCTCCTTCTgttctttcagtttttgagcgTCGtcctcgatttttttctcgaaatctTTGGCGATATCGAGGGTGGCTTGTTCGTGAATtccctggaaaaatttttttcatcaaaaaccccggaaaactggaaaaaaattcacttttattcatcaattgtttaaaaaataataaaataaagtttgtCTGAGAGGACTACACTGCGCGGGGGACTAGAAACCCACCTAGTCCCCCACGCCGTGTACTCCTCCTGGACAAtcgaacaaaattatttttaatggaaaattgtgatttttctcgattttttaaacgaaaatttgtcgaaaaaagcAAACTCACGACAATAGTCTTCAAAATATCCATATACTGAGCTTCTTGTGCCGAAATCGAGTCAAACGCGGCCAAAAGTAGCTTCATATCTTCTTTTACAgactggaaaattcaaattttcagtttaaaaataaaatatttcgcACCTCATTCTCCTGTGGCTTTCCGACTCCTAATTCGCGGAGAGCTTGCGCGATTTCAGCCTTTTTGCCACGAATATCCTCGATGGATTGCATGATTTTCTTGCGTCGGGATATCTggaattgaggaaaaaaaaagtataatttcagcaaatttcagCTGTTTAGAATACCAAATTATCATCCATTACTTGTGGAAGTTCGACGGAGCTCATGATtggatctggaaaaattaaaagttaaaaattaaaaatgaaaaattgaaatttgaaattttgcagtttaaaaaaatccaaatatagtctgaaattcagaaaaaccagaatagaagaacgaaaaaatcggaaaaaaaaactagatttttcaattttggctaaattccctccaaaatgagaactgcgaccaatcagcgattcgctccgcccatttttaaACCAATCAGATGAAGTAGGCGGAGTTTGAAGTTCTTATTTTGAagtgattttagccaaaattggaaaaaatcgcgTGGGCTTAAACTTAgtttcaggcttaggcttaggcatacacttagacttaggcttaagcttaggcgtagacttagatttaggcttaggcttaggcctaggctaaGGATTAAGTTAAAGCTTAGGCGGGGGAAAATAAATTctcggaaattcgaaaaactccggaaaaattggaaattccgAAGTCGGgtcaaaaaaactaataaaaatggccgaaaagggactaaaaaatacaaaattaaaaaaaatagtgtaaaaatatttgacaGGAGCTCCaagaatcaaaaatgttcagcagctcgccaaaattcgaaaagtacacacacacacacacaaaactaAGCACACTGAAATAGAATGTCAATAGAAGAGGCGAAACATACACACACACGGACACACTATACTTCCACAATTGATCGAACCGTAGGCGACGACTGTACGGACGGAAAACCTATGCCTCTCTTTCTCTCACCGCACTGTACAATCTCTCGGCCGAAATTAGTCAGGCAAAAAGTTGGCGGGGTGATTCATAGCGGAGGAAGGCAACGCCCTATTTGGGTTGGTGTGGAACGGGGGGAGGGGAAGGTCCTCCGAGAGGTAATAGATATGGATTGAATTGAATATTGAATTAGGGGTGTTGATTTTAACGAGAGCCACTGATACCGAGAGTGtaattagaaataaaattctattaaattgcctcaaaattacaaaatgatctctaaatctgaaaacttgtgtctgaaaattatgtgCTAATGGgtttattcaagtaatgttgcaaaatgtattaaaatacatgtatTTTATGTATTTATTACAATTGATACGgtatttttctacactttttaatttttcgacacTATTTCGGTAACCCCATAAATCCTGTTGATTTTGCATGCAGCGACACACTTTTTTATCAGTAGCATTTCATATatttaatccttttttttaagttaggCTAGTCGttagccaaaaattgtcaaaaaaaaatcacaccGGTCGTGGTCGCTcaaattttagctcaaaaagtggcaaccttaatacaaaaaaaaaaaaactaatgtcACTGATTTTAGTTCAATTTTATCCtgaatttcttgaataaaaatgaaagaaacacgatgaaatgttttctttcattaaGTTTCTGATTGAGaacaacaattttataaaaattgtttaatttgtCCGGCtaatccggcaaatttgccgcaaaaATTCTATAGTTCCCTAAAAGTTCGACGACATTTTCTAAACTACTACTAACTATAGTCTTAAACGCCACACTATCTATTAAAGGTCAGTGTTATTAGTTTTAATGATACGAAATTTATACTCATTTCGTTCTATAAGCAGAACTACACCTGATTATGAGGAATACAATgataagaaattcaaattttttttgcgttaTACATAGGAAATAAATAGGcttgtatatttttttcagctttgcaccaaaaaaaatttagagtgACTGAATCATGTTTTAACTCCCGTtctaatgaaaaatgtgaagacCAGGCATTTAAGTTGTCGGGaacttagaaaaaataaacgaataagcagaatttccaacaaaaaaaaacgatcaggaatttaaaattatttttggttttggcCGGAGATTCCGGAAACGAGGTTCGCacgtgtctcatttcggcttgatctacataaagctaaaaaaaatgcgggagttgtgaggcagagttctcaactgatttcgcatggttaagaacgtgttgacgtcacattttttgggcgaaaaattcccgcattttttgtagatcaaaccgtgatgggacagcctggcaacACACACGGGGTGTCAGAaagtctcattgcggtttgatctacaaaaaatgcgggaactttttcccagaaaatttgtgACGTAAGCACACtgttaaccatgcgaaatcagttgagatgtcTACGTCTCACCTCCcacatttttcgtagatcaaagcgaaaaGGGGCCGTCTGACTCCACGTGAACACAtgggttcaaaaaattccacaatcTCAGAGGTGTTGAAAGAAGCGCAAATGAGCAACTCCAATTCACTCTTCCCATTCTATTATTTACACTCTTCCCCCGCCCGCTCATTTGACTGTCCTCCTCCAGAAGAAGATAACAACTCCTTTCTTCCCAAATTCCTTCTCCAGTTGTACAATTTAACGACCAGGTACCGATAGTGTTTGTGCACTGGCTTATACGCATTTCGTCACagaaaagcttgaaaacttgtttttttccaaaaaaaaattggaaaacaaaaatacgtAATTTATGGGGaacaacacaaaattttgtttattgcgtattgcgcaacatattttacgcgcaaaatatctcgaggcgaaaactacagtaattctttaaatgactactgtagagttactgtagtgtcgatttacgagctcgaattcaaatattctgagaaacttttggcggaaaatcaacatttcttagaaaactttttcggcgggaaattcaaaattctgagaatattttggcggaaattcaaattttcttagaaatgtttttcgcgggaattcaaattttctgaaaaaaatgcaatgtgaaaaacaatataaatataaattaaaaatcagatttataaatattaattcccaaaaaaaagacaaaaaaaataccgGTACAATAgcattcaaaaagtgaaaaaaaaagtgaaaattcaacaacaaaatcaagcccatttaaagaaattacatttttcagacgaTGTATACGGTAACGAGCATGTATAGAACTTTTTTCCCTTATTCGGACCCTCCTTCTGCACCACTTTCGTGACGGCTCT
The nucleotide sequence above comes from Caenorhabditis elegans chromosome III. Encoded proteins:
- the Y56A3A.7 gene encoding Homeobox protein cut-like (Confirmed by transcript evidence), whose translation is MSSVELPQVMDDNLISRRKKIMQSIEDIRGKKAEIAQALRELGVGKPQENESVKEDMKLLLAAFDSISAQEAQYMDILKTIVGIHEQATLDIAKDFEKKIEDDAQKLKEQKEKQEEDATEEDENAEKTPEEQANSEVIAELQEALLELKQVSEAAVAASELNEKLVERLQLTKRKKSAMMEVRAKKAKDLDDVATKVRAEVMERINKMAALKKTTTKQEKELKELQKQCLQLGLQLGTDENREIDPAAEEALLDDNQRVPVIVETQEKPDLNDEEKEKRREEIRENIKKEMEKKEQVNTLIREKLASMNARRKRLQEIRKMLEKQEHEKEKLDAAISNSAVAVQNDGEGIALTPETPRPSQEDEAEAPAAAETTVVSAPVAASEDIDEEEDGEVTEKSLDDILENARANLSNLTAMRERLEHIKETGGADLNEDDLTLLERLDNVALEEDEKLKLPPAAAPSLNEDSVDDEDEESDIESAVRATFHHVIQQPKPLELDDRQKEILNQARRAAIEDLIREIDKKLPTSPRADDSPTGSLSISLLSLEAGELREMAGYLLRLAELREQTPTP
- the Y56A3A.7 gene encoding Homeobox protein cut-like (Confirmed by transcript evidence), translating into MSSVELPQVMDDNLISRRKKIMQSIEDIRGKKAEIAQALRELGVGKPQENESVKEDMKLLLAAFDSISAQEAQYMDILKTIVGIHEQATLDIAKDFEKKIEDDAQKLKEQKEKQEEDATEEDENAEKTPEEQANSEVIAELQEALLELKQVSEAAVAASELNEKLVERLQLTKRKKSAMMEVRAKKAKDLDDVATKVRAEVMERINKMAALKKTTTKQEKELKELQKQCLQLGLQLGTDENREIDPAAEEALLDDNQRVPVIVETQEKPDLNDEEKEKRREEIRENIKKEMEKKEQVNTLIREKLASMNARRKRLQEIRKMLEKQEHEKEKLDAAISNSAVAVQNDGEGIALTPETPRPSQEDEAEAPAAAETTVVSAPVAASEDIDEEEDGEVTEKSLDDILENARANLSNLTAMRERLEHIKETGGADLNEDDLTLLERLDNVALEEDEKLTPTP